The following proteins come from a genomic window of Paucimonas lemoignei:
- a CDS encoding transmembrane pair domain-containing protein, with translation MQGPTRRITQAVLYELIAISVLSPSLAWVYEESLVYSGALAIMLSASALLWNVLYNWGFERWEARQAQRSRTWQRRLLHSLGFEGGLTLMLVPLVAAWLGISWWTALMTNLGLFVFFFVYSLIFQRLFDHLFDVPDSAKQPVSIIKGELSKHG, from the coding sequence ATGCAAGGCCCGACCCGCAGAATCACCCAGGCGGTGCTCTATGAGCTGATCGCCATCAGCGTGCTGTCCCCTTCGCTTGCCTGGGTATATGAAGAAAGCCTGGTCTATTCCGGCGCCCTCGCGATCATGCTGTCAGCCAGCGCACTGTTGTGGAATGTGCTCTACAACTGGGGCTTCGAGCGCTGGGAAGCACGCCAGGCGCAACGCAGCAGAACTTGGCAGCGTCGGTTGCTGCATTCCCTGGGTTTCGAAGGCGGTTTGACGCTGATGCTGGTGCCACTGGTGGCGGCCTGGTTGGGTATTTCCTGGTGGACAGCATTGATGACCAACCTGGGGCTGTTCGTGTTTTTCTTCGTGTATTCGCTGATCTTTCAGCGGTTATTCGATCACCTGTTCGATGTTCCCGATTCGGCGAAACAACCGGTGTCGATTATTAAGGGTGAATTAAGTAAGCATGGTTAA
- a CDS encoding peptidase, whose protein sequence is MKTLHALFAAVALTTVASVAQADIGPDEVVRLHKAGTVMDFEKLNKLALDKHPGFTIHDTELEKHAERYVYQVELRDAKGAEWDVDLDAKTGEVIKDKQDK, encoded by the coding sequence ATGAAAACTCTTCACGCCCTGTTCGCTGCTGTTGCCCTGACGACCGTTGCCAGTGTTGCTCAAGCTGATATCGGCCCTGATGAAGTGGTACGTCTGCATAAAGCCGGCACCGTGATGGACTTCGAAAAACTCAACAAGCTGGCGCTGGACAAGCACCCAGGCTTCACCATCCACGATACCGAGCTGGAAAAGCACGCCGAGCGTTATGTGTATCAGGTTGAACTGCGCGACGCCAAGGGCGCCGAGTGGGATGTGGACCTGGACGCCAAGACCGGTGAAGTCATCAAAGACAAACAAGACAAGTAA
- the yliI gene encoding glucose/sorbosone family dehydrogenase — MHRKTLIATLCASAVLTLSLHASAGPVQDFKSEQGTISVEEVAKGLDHPWALAFLPDNKGMLITEKPGNLRIVAPDGTLSKPLSGVPKVWAQGQGGLLDVVLSPDFATDRMVYLTFSEVGEDGKAGTAAGRGRLSKDLTRLEDFNVIFRQMPKLSVGNHFGSRMVFDRDGYLFIALGENNARPTSQDLDKLQGKVVRLFADGKVPPDNPFVGQKNVRPEIWSYGHRNQQGAALNPWTGTLWTNEHGPKGGDEVNIIERAQNYGWPLATHGIDYSGVPISEAKGEFVEGTIKPYHVWQKSPGISGMTFYDADRFKAWDHNLFIGALATEELIRLEFEGDKIVHEERLLGDLKKRIRDVRQGPDGYIYVLTDEGDGQLLKVGLKQ, encoded by the coding sequence ATGCATCGTAAAACCTTGATCGCCACACTCTGCGCCAGCGCCGTTCTGACGCTGTCGCTGCACGCCTCAGCCGGTCCCGTTCAAGATTTCAAAAGCGAGCAAGGCACCATCAGTGTCGAAGAAGTCGCCAAGGGGCTGGATCACCCCTGGGCCCTGGCGTTTCTGCCTGACAACAAAGGCATGCTGATCACCGAAAAGCCCGGCAACCTGCGCATTGTTGCGCCGGACGGCACCTTGTCCAAACCGCTGTCGGGCGTGCCCAAGGTCTGGGCGCAAGGGCAGGGCGGCTTGCTGGATGTCGTGCTTTCCCCTGACTTCGCCACAGATCGTATGGTTTACCTGACGTTCTCGGAAGTGGGTGAAGACGGTAAAGCCGGCACCGCAGCAGGGCGCGGGCGACTGTCTAAGGACCTGACCAGGCTAGAAGATTTCAACGTGATTTTCCGTCAGATGCCCAAGTTGTCAGTCGGTAACCACTTTGGCTCGCGAATGGTCTTCGATCGCGACGGCTATCTGTTCATCGCTCTGGGTGAAAACAACGCCCGCCCGACGTCACAAGACCTGGACAAGCTGCAGGGCAAAGTCGTGCGCCTGTTCGCCGACGGCAAGGTGCCGCCGGATAACCCGTTCGTGGGCCAGAAAAATGTCCGTCCGGAAATCTGGTCGTATGGCCATCGCAATCAACAGGGCGCGGCGCTGAACCCGTGGACCGGCACCTTGTGGACCAACGAGCACGGCCCCAAAGGCGGCGATGAAGTGAACATCATCGAGCGCGCGCAGAATTACGGCTGGCCGCTGGCAACCCATGGCATCGACTACTCCGGTGTGCCGATTTCCGAAGCCAAGGGCGAGTTTGTCGAAGGCACCATCAAGCCCTACCACGTCTGGCAGAAATCGCCGGGGATCAGTGGCATGACGTTCTATGACGCAGATCGCTTCAAAGCCTGGGACCACAACCTGTTCATTGGCGCATTGGCTACCGAAGAGCTGATCCGGCTCGAATTCGAGGGCGACAAGATTGTTCACGAAGAACGTTTGCTGGGGGATCTCAAAAAACGCATCCGTGATGTGCGCCAAGGGCCGGATGGTTATATCTATGTATTGACCGACGAGGGTGACGGGCAACTCTTGAAAGTTGGTTTGAAGCAATAG
- a CDS encoding lipoprotein: MNSSARLLALSTLGGLLMAGLAGVSQAQTLPNSTINSGNPNNSPIHRANPNSRQGTESSIPPVRGPSTAPNPRPPTLENGGIRNGYDTRKQQPVPPSGSGSGRERKTTD, from the coding sequence ATGAACAGTTCTGCGCGACTTCTTGCACTTTCGACACTGGGCGGCCTGCTTATGGCGGGGCTGGCCGGTGTGTCCCAGGCCCAGACTCTGCCTAACAGCACGATCAACAGCGGCAATCCGAACAACAGCCCGATCCACCGCGCCAACCCCAATAGCCGCCAGGGTACCGAATCCAGCATTCCCCCGGTTCGTGGCCCCAGTACTGCGCCCAACCCGCGCCCACCGACGCTGGAAAACGGCGGCATCCGCAATGGTTATGACACGCGAAAGCAGCAGCCTGTCCCGCCCTCGGGCAGTGGTAGCGGCCGCGAGCGCAAAACCACCGATTGA
- a CDS encoding DNA-3-methylpurine glycosylase encodes MTDTPQAAPALKEIFNLARLQHIAEQTQAIYPGFDTAAFLAHVAHDLQSQSLMQRLNRVSRGLHAGLPEDYPEALAILYELAPRLNSSFVSLILPEYVALYGQHDFERSMQALKFFTAFGSSEFAVRHFLRLDMPRALNIMQGWSQDENEHVRRLASEGSRPRLPWSFRIEPLMKDPAPVLPILDALKADSSLYVRKSVANHLNDITKDNPEWVLDYIEGWSLENPHTAWIARHALRSLIKKGDRRALGIMGAGHKAEVRVDQVSVTPQTLRLGETLSLAFRVTSTSRQSQRLIIDYAIHYVKKSGGTSAKVFKLKTLELAAGESVLVTRKPQLRNFTTRVHYAGSHALDVLINGECLATSRFDLLL; translated from the coding sequence ATGACCGACACCCCGCAAGCCGCTCCCGCGCTGAAAGAAATCTTCAACCTCGCCCGCTTGCAGCACATCGCCGAGCAGACCCAGGCGATTTATCCGGGGTTCGATACCGCTGCATTTCTGGCCCACGTCGCCCACGACCTGCAAAGCCAATCGCTGATGCAACGCCTCAATCGCGTCAGCCGCGGCCTGCATGCGGGGCTACCGGAGGATTACCCCGAGGCGCTGGCGATCCTTTATGAACTGGCGCCGCGCCTGAACAGCAGCTTTGTCAGCCTGATCCTGCCCGAATATGTCGCGCTTTACGGGCAGCACGATTTCGAGCGCTCGATGCAGGCCTTGAAGTTCTTCACCGCCTTTGGCTCGTCAGAATTTGCCGTGCGGCATTTTCTGCGCCTGGACATGCCCCGCGCGCTGAACATCATGCAGGGCTGGTCGCAGGACGAAAACGAACACGTGCGGCGCCTGGCCAGTGAAGGCAGCCGCCCGCGCCTGCCGTGGTCGTTTCGCATCGAGCCGCTGATGAAAGACCCGGCGCCTGTGCTGCCCATCCTCGACGCTCTCAAAGCCGACAGCAGTCTGTATGTGCGCAAGTCCGTGGCCAACCACCTGAACGACATCACCAAGGACAACCCCGAGTGGGTGCTTGATTACATCGAGGGCTGGTCGCTGGAGAATCCGCACACTGCCTGGATCGCCCGCCATGCGCTGCGTTCATTGATCAAGAAAGGGGATCGCCGGGCGCTGGGCATCATGGGTGCAGGCCACAAGGCCGAAGTGCGGGTGGACCAGGTCAGCGTCACCCCGCAAACCCTTCGCCTGGGTGAAACCCTGAGCCTGGCGTTTCGGGTCACGTCCACGTCCCGGCAAAGCCAGCGGCTGATCATCGATTACGCAATTCACTACGTGAAGAAATCCGGCGGCACGTCAGCCAAGGTATTCAAGCTCAAAACCCTGGAGCTGGCCGCCGGGGAATCGGTGCTGGTGACGCGCAAGCCGCAACTGCGCAACTTCACCACCCGCGTGCATTACGCGGGCAGTCATGCGCTGGACGTGTTGATCAACGGCGAGTGCCTGGCCACCAGCCGTTTCGATCTGTTGCTCTGA
- the bphP_2 gene encoding GAF:ATP-binding protein: MRQSIAEDVAVIGRISAVPAILQVISETTGMGFAAVARVTDSSWTACAVLDKLNFGLLPGGELELTTTICHEIHASHLHEAVIIDCVDEDDKYRLHHTPQIYKFQSYISVPVFLSDGSFFGTICALDPEPAKLKNTAVETMMTSFARLLGIQIEAEENLEKARADLRAEREVSEWREQFIAVLGHDLRNPLFAITASAELLLRKPLDEKAHRIAQHILTSGRRASHLVDDVLDFARGRLGHGIPLSLRECDDLEAALQHVIAEVQHVHPTRRIRSSIGGLERVRCDRERIAQLLSNLVANAIAHGDSQGEVEVLAGIVVGELCISVSNQGEPIPQDVVPQLFQPYSRPGTEEPQAGLGLGLYIASQIAEAHGGRLDVRSTREDGTTFTFSMPLI, from the coding sequence ATGAGGCAATCCATCGCCGAAGATGTCGCCGTAATCGGTCGGATAAGTGCAGTACCTGCCATTCTTCAGGTCATCAGCGAAACCACCGGCATGGGCTTTGCGGCCGTCGCGCGGGTGACAGACTCATCCTGGACTGCCTGCGCGGTGCTCGACAAGCTGAATTTCGGCTTGCTGCCCGGCGGCGAGCTGGAGCTGACCACCACTATTTGCCATGAAATTCATGCCTCGCATCTGCACGAGGCCGTGATCATCGACTGTGTGGACGAGGACGATAAATACCGTTTGCACCACACACCGCAGATCTACAAATTCCAGAGCTATATTTCGGTGCCGGTGTTTCTGTCCGACGGCTCGTTCTTCGGCACCATCTGCGCCCTCGATCCCGAGCCCGCGAAGCTTAAAAACACAGCGGTCGAGACGATGATGACCTCGTTTGCACGGCTGTTGGGTATCCAGATCGAGGCTGAGGAAAACCTCGAAAAAGCCCGTGCTGATCTGCGCGCCGAGCGGGAAGTCTCTGAATGGCGAGAGCAGTTCATTGCCGTGCTGGGCCATGACCTGCGCAACCCGTTGTTCGCCATCACCGCCAGCGCGGAATTGTTGCTGCGCAAGCCGCTGGACGAAAAGGCCCACAGGATTGCGCAGCACATTCTCACCTCCGGCAGGCGTGCCTCGCACCTGGTCGATGATGTGCTGGACTTCGCCAGGGGGCGACTGGGCCATGGCATCCCGTTGAGCCTGCGTGAATGCGATGACCTTGAGGCGGCGCTCCAGCATGTGATTGCCGAAGTGCAGCACGTTCATCCGACCCGCAGGATTCGTTCAAGTATTGGCGGGCTGGAGCGGGTGCGCTGTGATCGTGAACGGATTGCCCAGTTGCTGTCCAACCTGGTCGCCAATGCCATCGCCCACGGCGACAGCCAGGGTGAGGTTGAAGTGCTGGCGGGCATCGTCGTGGGCGAGCTGTGCATCAGCGTCAGCAATCAGGGCGAACCGATCCCGCAAGACGTGGTGCCGCAACTGTTCCAGCCTTATTCGCGGCCCGGTACCGAAGAGCCCCAGGCCGGGCTGGGACTGGGCCTGTACATCGCCAGCCAGATTGCCGAAGCCCACGGCGGTCGACTGGACGTGCGCTCCACCCGCGAAGACGGCACGACATTCACCTTCAGCATGCCGCTGATCTGA
- the araC_3 gene encoding AraC family transcriptional regulator — translation MTSHNWIDLKQDAESGIETIRAHFEGHAYDPHWHDSYLVGFTEQGVQQFRCQRQKYISTPGRVFLLEPGDIHDGDAPAPEGFTYQTLYLDPKWLDRELHSLFEQTPSHCQLSFAATQADDLRLANATAVAFRSLHEQEMRIVRQTALDHLLTQLTSHLRWRTLISPDPRLPLVAQTARDFLHSHMTQDIGLDDLARVTGVDRFRLSRAFKAAFGLAPHAYLIQLRLARARRLLAGGQSPVEVAATLGFADQSHLGRWFQRAYRMTPAVYRKRCSNLPD, via the coding sequence ATGACCAGCCACAACTGGATCGACTTGAAGCAGGATGCAGAGTCCGGAATTGAGACGATTCGGGCGCATTTCGAAGGCCACGCCTACGATCCGCACTGGCACGACAGCTACCTGGTGGGTTTCACCGAGCAGGGCGTGCAGCAGTTTCGGTGTCAGCGCCAGAAGTACATCAGCACCCCTGGGCGGGTGTTTCTGCTGGAGCCGGGTGACATTCATGATGGCGACGCCCCTGCGCCTGAAGGGTTTACCTACCAGACCCTGTACCTGGACCCCAAATGGCTGGACCGCGAGTTGCACTCGCTGTTCGAGCAAACCCCCAGCCATTGCCAGCTCAGCTTCGCCGCCACCCAGGCCGACGACCTGCGGCTGGCCAACGCCACCGCCGTCGCCTTCCGCAGCCTGCATGAGCAGGAAATGCGCATCGTGCGCCAGACCGCCCTGGACCACTTGCTGACGCAACTGACCAGCCACCTGCGCTGGCGAACCCTGATCAGCCCGGACCCACGCCTGCCCCTGGTGGCACAGACCGCCAGAGACTTTCTGCACAGCCACATGACGCAGGACATCGGCCTGGATGATCTGGCGCGGGTAACGGGTGTGGACCGGTTTCGGTTGAGCCGGGCGTTCAAGGCCGCCTTCGGACTGGCACCCCATGCTTATCTGATTCAACTGCGCCTGGCCCGAGCGCGACGCTTGCTGGCCGGAGGCCAATCCCCCGTGGAGGTGGCCGCCACGCTGGGCTTCGCCGATCAGAGCCACTTGGGGCGCTGGTTTCAGCGGGCCTATCGCATGACACCGGCGGTTTACCGCAAGCGCTGCTCAAACCTTCCAGACTGA
- the rhtB_2 gene encoding membrane protein has translation MEQFLPFMLFAFVSSITPGPTNILVLTNTSRHGLLAAVPIVMGACAGAAGLVLLVGTGVGDFLARHQTLQTTMSWIGIAWLSWMAWQIFRAPAAAIEVDGASKGPRLGLWGAASLQLVNPKTWMMALAVVSVFAGTEADRTLRVMYLALLFFVIAIPCMCAWAVLGVSAARFFRSPLSMQRFNRCMAGLLLVSTWLTVVV, from the coding sequence ATGGAACAGTTTTTACCCTTCATGCTGTTTGCCTTTGTTTCCTCGATCACGCCGGGGCCGACCAATATTCTGGTGCTCACCAACACGTCACGCCACGGCCTGCTGGCCGCTGTGCCTATCGTGATGGGTGCCTGCGCCGGGGCTGCGGGGTTGGTGCTGCTGGTGGGCACGGGTGTAGGAGATTTTCTCGCCCGGCATCAGACCCTGCAGACGACAATGTCCTGGATCGGCATCGCCTGGCTGAGCTGGATGGCCTGGCAGATCTTCCGTGCGCCTGCCGCCGCCATTGAGGTCGACGGCGCCAGCAAAGGGCCGCGACTGGGGCTCTGGGGCGCGGCGAGCCTGCAACTGGTCAACCCCAAGACCTGGATGATGGCGTTGGCGGTGGTCAGTGTGTTTGCCGGAACAGAGGCCGATCGCACGCTGCGGGTGATGTACCTGGCATTGTTGTTCTTTGTCATCGCCATCCCCTGCATGTGTGCCTGGGCCGTGCTGGGCGTGAGCGCCGCCAGATTCTTCCGTTCGCCGCTGAGCATGCAACGCTTCAACCGCTGCATGGCAGGGCTATTGCTGGTGTCGACGTGGTTGACGGTGGTGGTGTGA
- the bphP_3 gene encoding sensory box histidine kinase, with protein sequence MLNDVDALPGSDELIENAPCGLLLTLDNGTIKRVNQTFCQWLGMPREALLGRRFQDLLSMGGKLFHQTHCLPLLQMRGSVSEVKLDLLRQDGSTVSMMFNAVRRQTPQGYLQELALFSAQERTSYERELTASRKMAEELLLQQLASQKELSSAQNRLRLAQTEADIRATFAEQMVGFVSHDLRNPLAAIKMAAGLIGLDTLSERQQRSLGHVMVSVERAQRLIVNLLDFTQARVGRGITVLAQAVDLHKVIGACVGELRLMFPERTLIHRTVGEGACSADADRLFELVENLVSNAVAYGAADSDIVVTSAFEAQWIKVSVHNHGAPIAPDLLSGLFEPMLFGVADDNDAHTVGLGLFIVREIARAHWGDVSLTSSEEEGTTFVASLARPVG encoded by the coding sequence TTGTTAAATGATGTCGACGCCCTGCCGGGTAGCGATGAGCTGATCGAGAACGCGCCCTGCGGTTTGCTGCTGACCCTGGACAACGGCACGATCAAACGCGTCAACCAGACCTTCTGCCAGTGGCTGGGGATGCCGCGTGAAGCGCTGTTGGGGCGCCGCTTTCAGGACCTGCTGAGCATGGGCGGCAAGCTCTTTCACCAGACTCATTGCCTGCCGTTGCTGCAGATGCGTGGTTCGGTGTCCGAGGTCAAGCTTGACCTGCTGCGCCAGGACGGCAGCACGGTCAGCATGATGTTCAACGCCGTGCGCCGACAGACGCCGCAGGGCTACCTTCAGGAGCTGGCCTTGTTTAGCGCCCAGGAGCGCACCTCCTACGAGCGCGAACTGACCGCGTCGCGGAAAATGGCCGAAGAGTTACTGTTGCAACAATTGGCTTCGCAGAAAGAACTGTCGTCCGCGCAGAACCGCTTGCGTCTGGCGCAGACCGAAGCCGACATCCGCGCAACGTTCGCCGAACAAATGGTGGGCTTTGTCAGCCATGACCTGCGCAACCCGTTGGCGGCAATCAAGATGGCGGCCGGCCTGATTGGCCTGGACACCCTGAGCGAACGCCAGCAACGCAGCCTCGGGCATGTGATGGTTTCGGTGGAGCGGGCGCAGCGTTTGATCGTCAATCTGCTGGACTTCACTCAGGCCCGGGTTGGCCGCGGCATTACGGTGCTCGCCCAAGCCGTTGATCTGCACAAGGTGATCGGCGCGTGCGTCGGAGAACTGCGGCTGATGTTTCCCGAGCGCACCTTGATCCATCGAACGGTAGGCGAGGGGGCGTGCAGTGCCGATGCCGACCGCCTGTTCGAACTGGTGGAAAACCTGGTCAGTAACGCCGTGGCCTACGGCGCTGCCGACAGCGACATTGTCGTGACCTCGGCCTTTGAAGCCCAATGGATCAAGGTATCGGTCCACAACCACGGCGCACCCATTGCGCCGGACCTGCTCAGCGGTCTGTTCGAACCCATGCTGTTCGGCGTCGCCGACGATAACGACGCACACACGGTGGGGCTTGGCCTGTTCATCGTCCGCGAAATCGCCCGCGCGCACTGGGGCGATGTGAGCCTGACGTCCAGCGAAGAAGAAGGCACCACCTTCGTGGCCAGCCTGGCGCGGCCGGTGGGGTGA